The window ACGCCTGTTTCTCGCACCCACGTTGTACACACAGAAATACTAACGTGCAGTAAGGTGAGCTTGTTCAGACGTGTCggtgtgtctggtgtgtttttttggATGCTGCACTTTTCTGTTCCTCCTCAATAGGAAGTAATTCTGCTCTGCCTCATTTAGGACTCTGCTGAAGCCATTCCTCTGATGGTGGCGAGCTGCATCCGCTTCATCAGTCGCCATGGTGAGCGGAATTCTGCAGTGATGTCATTGTTCAGGAGCAGCTGTTCCTGTGTTGCGACTGGTTGCTTAGTCTCAAGTCTGAGCAGTCCTGTCAAACTGGCTTTGGAAACGCAGGAACACTTGGGTTTCAACTATAACTAATCCCATGCGTGTTTGTAGGTCTGCAGCATGAAGGCATCTTCAGAGTGTCTGGCTCTCAGGTGGAAGTCAATGACATCAAGAATGCTTTTGAGAGGGGTAAGATGCCCTGACCCAGCAGGAAGTGGTAGGAAGGAGATTTCAGATGTTTCACCTGCTTGTCCTTATAAAAGGCGAGGATCCACTGGCAGGAGACCAGAATGACCACGCCATGGATTCTATTGCTGGTGTTCTGAAGCTGTACTTTAGAGGAATGGATCAAGCCCTCTTCCCTAAGGATGTGTTCCATGACCTCATATCCTGTGTCTGTAAGTCTCTAATCCtttggtctgtttttgtttgagtgtgtgtttatgtgctgaGTAATCTCCTGGCTGTCATGGTGTGTTCCAGCCATGGAGAGCCTCCAGGACCGGGCTGTCCACGTTAAGAAAGTCCTGCAGTCTCTGCCAAGCAAAACCCTCATCATCATGAGATACCTGTTCGCCTTCCTCAACCAGTGAGTAGCAGGATACACACATGCTGAAGAGGGATTCACACATTATCCTAAAAAATCCTTCGTAAGCTGGTTGAAAAGGAAATGACCAGTAATTTCAATAAAATCTTCGTTAATCAGCAGAGAAAAGCTGATCTGTGTAATCTTTTGATAACGCATCATTTAAGGACAGGAACCCATGTTGAACTTGTCACTGACACTGTCACACTGATTTAGGTGTCCTCAAGTGTTGCAGAAGCTCCAGATAATTGCTATAAAGGTGAACGCAGCACAGTTGCTGAAGGAGTTATTGAGAGCAGTTGGTGGTTAGTTGTCCTGGAGGCAGGTTCATCTGACAGTCGCATCCCTAAAATCCATGACAAAGTGAGAAATGGGATGTCAGAAGAGTGAAATTTGAGATTCATGGTAAATCAAGTCGCTCCAGAGAGCTTCTTTGCAGAAGAAATAggagctgctgctttttctggAATGATTCATGTGCAAACTTCGCATATCCTCCAACTCACGGTGaaatatgttttcattttcatgttttcatacACTGTGTCCTGGATTCTGGAACTTTTATTTCAAGGAGCAGTTAGGTTTGTGTCCTCTGCTATGCGAGATTGCCCTCTAAATGACTGACCTTTCCAACCTACCAGCTTGTCCCAGTACAGCGAGGAGAACATGATGGACCCCTACAACCTGGCCATCTGTTTTGGCCCCACCCTGATGTCTGTCCCAGAAGGCCATGACCAGGTCTCTTGCCAGGCCCACGTCAATGAGCTCATTAAAACTATCATCATCCACCATGACAGCATCTTCCCAGGACCACAAGACCTGCAGGGCCCCATCTACACCATCCCTGGTGCTGGAGACGACTTCTGGTGAGTGTGTACAGCACAGAAGGCAGCGAGAAAGTGTTTTCCTATTGGTTTCTAACCAGAGCGGTTTGATAAAGAAGAATAGGCCAGaaaagggggtggggtggtggtgatAAAGGGTCCGTCATGGAGTGCTGGCGGGCTTGACCTGTCTGCCCTGCTCTGAGACGGGACCACGAGGATCAGCTTACCCTCCATCCCACGGTAGATTAAAGTAGGGTCTGATCACAAATCTAGCGCAGCGCTCAGCACCCAAGGGTCAACTTTGAGTTTCAATACAGCTACAAACCTCAGGCATTGATTAGTGCTGGTCAGCAGAGTTGTTAAGACTGTCGATCACCCTGCAGTGATCACTCTCCACCGTCCACAGAAGCCTTTTATCACATTGGCCCATCTGGGATTAGTTTATACGGCTCCCTTCATGCTTAAGTTGGAGACTGACTATTGAATTGGTGGAAACTTTGACAACCTATTGTGAGTTCCCACTTTAATTACAAGAAATtcactgtaaaaataaatatcttTGGGAtggaatttttcaatcaaaatgtttattattataatgttatttttttagaaCCAATCAATTTAAACTGAACCAGCCATATAACAACATCTATAATATAGATTAAGTGACGTGCTGTTTGTATATTATATAATGTCTGTCATAGAGTTGTTTGTAGTTTGTGATAGTCGCCTGTAGTGACGGATGAcaaagtgtgcacgtgtgtgtcctgtgttaACTGTAGTTAACACCTGAGCCTGTGTGAGCCAAATCTGATTTCTGCTTTTACATCCTCATGACtttgtctctcctccctctgtcctcattAGTGACAGTCCACACTGTGAGCCCCCCCTGGTGGAAGAGCCTGCGCCTGACACCGGCTCCGTCAGCCACAACAGCGAAGACGGTACGTAAGCCAAATCCTCTCCAGCGTATcggttttcttttcctccttcctcactTGTAAATTTTGGCTGTGACAACTGAGAGCAGCTCACCTTCTTCTGCTTTGCTCAGCAGCTTTGTACAGCAAGACTAACCAGCTCTGCACTAATCCAGCTTCCCCTTTCTGCTCCGCTTCTGTTTTTTCCTACTCTCCGTTTCTTTGCCACTTCCTGTGGCtggccccccctcctctgaATCACAGGCTCGTTGGCTGTTTCAGAGACTGACCCGTTTGAAGCCGTCGCTCGCTTCGACTACTGCGGCAGGACCAGTCGGGAGCTGACGTTCAAGAAGGGAGCTTCTCTGCTTCTGTACCAGCGGGCGTCTGATGACTGGTGGGAGGGACGCCATAATGGAGTGGATGGACTGGTGCCCCACCAGTACATTGTGGTCCAAGACAAGTAAGACAAATTGTCAAATCTGTTTGCCATCAGGGTGAAGAGACTAAAAACAACTTCAAACATGCATAAAAATGACTTGTGGTCTTAAAATgatcaaaagacagaaaatagtCTGATGGAATTTCCCACAGCTAAATAGGTTGATGTATCAAGATAATGTTTATTAGCGCTCATCATAGAAGAGGAACTGCACTGTCGGTTTTCTGTTTTGGGCTCGTACACGTTACATATATTTACACACTCTGGTTTAATGGTTTCAGGGTTGATGGTGGCAGAGGAAGTCCAAAACCTGATGTAGACAGCAGGGATCTGCTGGAAGAGAGGGTGTCTACTCGAGGCAGCGCTGCTTCTCCCACTGGGGCCCATGTGGCTGATATCTACCTGGCCAACCTCAACAAGTGCGTCTCACGCTGAAACCAAAACCCTAAAACACTAAAAAAGAATAcgataaacatttaaatataaaactgaaatgtttcGTTCAGGATGAGAAAACGCCCCGAGTTGGGGGGCATCCGCAGAACATTCCGCGGCTCCGAAAATGACAGTTCTGGTCCAGGTGCCAGCGGAGGAAGTGGCAGCGTGAGGACAGCTTCTCTCCCTGTGGGCAGTGCCCTGGTGAAAGAGGCCGGGGAGAAACGACCCGTCAGCTCTCACAGCATCCTCAATTCAGTCACTCGCCATTCCTCTCTCAAGACCAAGGTACGGATGAGTCTTCGGGGCAATTTGCTGAACCGACTGTTCTGTTTGACTGTGCTGCTAACATTCTGAACCTGTAGGTGGAGAGTCCACAGTTACGGAAGTCGACACCAGCAGGACGCTCAAAGAGCTTCAGCAACCACAGACCACTGGATCATGAGGTGTTTTCTCAGGTGGAGCACAGCTCACAGGTGCGGATCACTCCGATAAAACCATCTTTTCCTTATTTTACCTCCACAGCTTCTGCTTGGGCCGTTGAAAGAAAAAATGGTTTAACCCCAAAAAGTAAAATGTTAAATTTCAGCGTTAATTTGAGAGTGTAACAGAAGATTATTGTGTGTGAACCACCAATCCAATGTAGTTGGAAGGTTGGGTGGTCCCTCATCGTTCtaaatgttgcttttgtctGATTCCTGGTGGTGTTGCAGGACATGGAGACTGCAGTGAGCTCTGCATTAAGCGAGTTCGGTAAGGTGGAGAGACAGAATGCATCTAAACATACGCACGCCCCCGACGTAGTCCTGGACACACTGGAACAGCTCAAAGGcgtgggcggcggcggcggtggaggaggagcttcagagCCATCCAGTCCACTTCACTCCCGTTTGTTTAGGGACAGCGAGGGCGGCTCCTCACACGCCCACCCGCTTCAACGCAGCGCCTCTTCAGCCAGTGACGTGCCCTCATCTTTCCGCCCAGCTAAGAGTCAACCACGgagccctctgccctctgctacGtccccctcgctctcctcctcctccctctcctcttctgtaCCCTCCTTTAGAGAGTTGCGACCCCCGGCAACAAGGCCCAAACCAGTGGTGTTCCCAAAGAGCGGAGGAGGGGCTAGCAGCCCTGCCATGGGTTCCCCGACTTCAACGGTCCCCCCTACACCCCCGCCTCCACTCACAGGCCagacacactctctccctcacacccctccccctcctccttccccccagTCTAATGATAAGTCCTGTCCAGTTTagagcccccctcctcccgtgTGATCCCCGATTCTTGCAAACTCTTCGATTCAGATCCTAACAGGCGCAGGAAGCACTTCACTTGTTTCAACCCCACTTTTTATGTGTAGCATCCACTAGTGTGTGTCCAGATGAATTCAGAAGATGCTGGGTTCCCTTTACAATTTcaagattgtttttttgtttttttctcgaCTCGGGGCAACTGGTTTTAATCCACATCCAATAACACCCTGCACAGATTGATGGTGATTTCAGgcttgtttttttgggtttttttttactttgccaCCAGAGATTCACTGGAAAAGGGAACAGGACTTCAGTAAGGAAGCTAACAGACCTGCAGTTAAATACACTAGTTTGTAATGTTTGAGTGGGTGTGCAAGAGTGTTATTTGCCTGTGCACACAGATCTAAGTGAG is drawn from Takifugu rubripes chromosome 19, fTakRub1.2, whole genome shotgun sequence and contains these coding sequences:
- the srgap2 gene encoding SLIT-ROBO Rho GTPase-activating protein 2 isoform X2; this encodes MTSPAKFRKDKEIVAEYDTQVKEVRAQLVEQLKCLDQQCELRVQLLQDLQDFFRKKAEIEVDYSRNLEKLAERFLTKTRSTKDHLLKKEQTILSPVNCWNLLLLQVKRESRDHATLSDLYLNNIIPRFAQISEDSGRLFKKSKEVGVQLQEDLIKVLNELYTVMKTYHMYNTDSINAESKLKEAEKQEEKQMGRSGRLDDRQTPRSPDTLASIKSEEKPIRRSSVKKIEKMKEKRQAKYTENRLKAIKARNEYLLALEATNSCVFKYYIHDLSDIIDCCDLGYHASLQRALRTYLSAEQNVETSKHSGLEMLEGATESLEANGDKQKLMETYNNVFCPPARFDFQSHMGDTMGVVCAQQPLESDLLQRCQQLQSRLSTLKIENEEVKKTMEATLCTIQDMVTVEDYDVSECFHHSNSMESVKSTFSESYLSKPSLAKRRANQQETEQFYFTKLKEFLEGRNLITKLEAKHDLIEKTMGESQKTDCCLARQRNSTVRKQDSAEAIPLMVASCIRFISRHGLQHEGIFRVSGSQVEVNDIKNAFERGEDPLAGDQNDHAMDSIAGVLKLYFRGMDQALFPKDVFHDLISCVSMESLQDRAVHVKKVLQSLPSKTLIIMRYLFAFLNHLSQYSEENMMDPYNLAICFGPTLMSVPEGHDQVSCQAHVNELIKTIIIHHDSIFPGPQDLQGPIYTIPGAGDDFCDSPHCEPPLVEEPAPDTGSVSHNSEDGSLAVSETDPFEAVARFDYCGRTSRELTFKKGASLLLYQRASDDWWEGRHNGVDGLVPHQYIVVQDKVDGGRGSPKPDVDSRDLLEERVSTRGSAASPTGAHVADIYLANLNKMRKRPELGGIRRTFRGSENDSSGPGASGGSGSVRTASLPVGSALVKEAGEKRPVSSHSILNSVTRHSSLKTKVESPQLRKSTPAGRSKSFSNHRPLDHEVFSQVEHSSQDMETAVSSALSEFGKVERQNASKHTHAPDVVLDTLEQLKGVGGGGGGGGASEPSSPLHSRLFRDSEGGSSHAHPLQRSASSASDVPSSFRPAKSQPRSPLPSATSPSLSSSSLSSSVPSFRELRPPATRPKPVVFPKSGGGASSPAMGSPTSTVPPTPPPPLTGQTHSLPHTPPPPPSPQSNDKSCPV
- the srgap2 gene encoding SLIT-ROBO Rho GTPase-activating protein 2 isoform X1 — protein: MTSPAKFRKDKEIVAEYDTQVKEVRAQLVEQLKCLDQQCELRVQLLQDLQDFFRKKAEIEVDYSRNLEKLAERFLTKTRSTKDHLLKKEQTILSPVNCWNLLLLQVKRESRDHATLSDLYLNNIIPRFAQISEDSGRLFKKSKEVGVQLQEDLIKVLNELYTVMKTYHMYNTDSINAESKLKEAEKQEEKQMGRSGRLDDRQTPRSPDTLASIKSEEKPIRRSSVKKIEKMKEKRQAKYTENRLKAIKARNEYLLALEATNSCVFKYYIHDLSDIIDCCDLGYHASLQRALRTYLSAEQNVETSKHSGLEMLEGATESLEANGDKQKLMETYNNVFCPPARFDFQSHMGDTMGVVCAQQPLESDLLQRCQQLQSRLSTLKIENEEVKKTMEATLCTIQDMVTVEDYDVSECFHHSNSMESVKSTFSESYLSKPSLAKRRANQQETEQFYFTKLKEFLEGRNLITKLEAKHDLIEKTMGESQKTDCCLASRQRNSTVRKQDSAEAIPLMVASCIRFISRHGLQHEGIFRVSGSQVEVNDIKNAFERGEDPLAGDQNDHAMDSIAGVLKLYFRGMDQALFPKDVFHDLISCVSMESLQDRAVHVKKVLQSLPSKTLIIMRYLFAFLNHLSQYSEENMMDPYNLAICFGPTLMSVPEGHDQVSCQAHVNELIKTIIIHHDSIFPGPQDLQGPIYTIPGAGDDFCDSPHCEPPLVEEPAPDTGSVSHNSEDGSLAVSETDPFEAVARFDYCGRTSRELTFKKGASLLLYQRASDDWWEGRHNGVDGLVPHQYIVVQDKVDGGRGSPKPDVDSRDLLEERVSTRGSAASPTGAHVADIYLANLNKMRKRPELGGIRRTFRGSENDSSGPGASGGSGSVRTASLPVGSALVKEAGEKRPVSSHSILNSVTRHSSLKTKVESPQLRKSTPAGRSKSFSNHRPLDHEVFSQVEHSSQDMETAVSSALSEFGKVERQNASKHTHAPDVVLDTLEQLKGVGGGGGGGGASEPSSPLHSRLFRDSEGGSSHAHPLQRSASSASDVPSSFRPAKSQPRSPLPSATSPSLSSSSLSSSVPSFRELRPPATRPKPVVFPKSGGGASSPAMGSPTSTVPPTPPPPLTGQTHSLPHTPPPPPSPQSNDKSCPV
- the srgap2 gene encoding SLIT-ROBO Rho GTPase-activating protein 2 isoform X3; amino-acid sequence: MTSPAKFRKDKEIVAEYDTQVKEVRAQLVEQLKCLDQQCELRVQLLQDLQDFFRKKAEIEVDYSRNLEKLAERFLTKTRSTKDHLLKKEQTILSPVNCWNLLLLQVKRESRDHATLSDLYLNNIIPRFAQISEDSGRLFKKSKEVGVQLQEDLIKVLNELYTVMKTYHMYNTDSINAESKLKEAEKQEEKQMGRSGRLDDRQTPRSPDTLASIKSEEKPIRRSSVKKIEKMKEKRQAKYTENRLKAIKARNEYLLALEATNSCVFKYYIHDLSDIIDCCDLGYHASLQRALRTYLSAEQNVETSKHSGLEMLEGATESLEANGDKQKLMETYNNVFCPPARFDFQSHMGDTMGVVCAQQPLESDLLQRCQQLQSRLSTLKIENEEVKKTMEATLCTIQDMVTVEDYDVSECFHHSNSMESVKSTFSESYLSKPSLAKRRANQQETEQFYFTKLKEFLEGRNLITKLEAKHDLIEKTMGESQKTDCCLASRQRNSTVRKQDSAEAIPLMVASCIRFISRHGLQHEGIFRVSGSQVEVNDIKNAFERGEDPLAGDQNDHAMDSIAGVLKLYFRGMDQALFPKDVFHDLISCVSMESLQDRAVHVKKVLQSLPSKTLIIMRYLFAFLNHLSQYSEENMMDPYNLAICFGPTLMSVPEGHDQVSCQAHVNELIKTIIIHHDSIFPGPQDLQGPIYTIPGAGDDFCDSPHCEPPLVEEPAPDTGSVSHNSEDETDPFEAVARFDYCGRTSRELTFKKGASLLLYQRASDDWWEGRHNGVDGLVPHQYIVVQDKVDGGRGSPKPDVDSRDLLEERVSTRGSAASPTGAHVADIYLANLNKMRKRPELGGIRRTFRGSENDSSGPGASGGSGSVRTASLPVGSALVKEAGEKRPVSSHSILNSVTRHSSLKTKVESPQLRKSTPAGRSKSFSNHRPLDHEVFSQVEHSSQDMETAVSSALSEFGKVERQNASKHTHAPDVVLDTLEQLKGVGGGGGGGGASEPSSPLHSRLFRDSEGGSSHAHPLQRSASSASDVPSSFRPAKSQPRSPLPSATSPSLSSSSLSSSVPSFRELRPPATRPKPVVFPKSGGGASSPAMGSPTSTVPPTPPPPLTGQTHSLPHTPPPPPSPQSNDKSCPV
- the srgap2 gene encoding SLIT-ROBO Rho GTPase-activating protein 2 isoform X4, with the translated sequence MTSPAKFRKDKEIVAEYDTQVKEVRAQLVEQLKCLDQQCELRVQLLQDLQDFFRKKAEIEVDYSRNLEKLAERFLTKTRSTKDHLLKKEQTILSPVNCWNLLLLQVKRESRDHATLSDLYLNNIIPRFAQISEDSGRLFKKSKEVGVQLQEDLIKVLNELYTVMKTYHMYNTDSINAESKLKEAEKQEEKQMGRSGRLDDRQTPRSPDTLASIKSEEKPIRRSSVKKIEKMKEKRQAKYTENRLKAIKARNEYLLALEATNSCVFKYYIHDLSDIIDCCDLGYHASLQRALRTYLSAEQNVETSKHSGLEMLEGATESLEANGDKQKLMETYNNVFCPPARFDFQSHMGDTMGVVCAQQPLESDLLQRCQQLQSRLSTLKIENEEVKKTMEATLCTIQDMVTVEDYDVSECFHHSNSMESVKSTFSESYLSKPSLAKRRANQQETEQFYFTKLKEFLEGRNLITKLEAKHDLIEKTMGESQKTDCCLARQRNSTVRKQDSAEAIPLMVASCIRFISRHGLQHEGIFRVSGSQVEVNDIKNAFERGEDPLAGDQNDHAMDSIAGVLKLYFRGMDQALFPKDVFHDLISCVSMESLQDRAVHVKKVLQSLPSKTLIIMRYLFAFLNHLSQYSEENMMDPYNLAICFGPTLMSVPEGHDQVSCQAHVNELIKTIIIHHDSIFPGPQDLQGPIYTIPGAGDDFCDSPHCEPPLVEEPAPDTGSVSHNSEDETDPFEAVARFDYCGRTSRELTFKKGASLLLYQRASDDWWEGRHNGVDGLVPHQYIVVQDKVDGGRGSPKPDVDSRDLLEERVSTRGSAASPTGAHVADIYLANLNKMRKRPELGGIRRTFRGSENDSSGPGASGGSGSVRTASLPVGSALVKEAGEKRPVSSHSILNSVTRHSSLKTKVESPQLRKSTPAGRSKSFSNHRPLDHEVFSQVEHSSQDMETAVSSALSEFGKVERQNASKHTHAPDVVLDTLEQLKGVGGGGGGGGASEPSSPLHSRLFRDSEGGSSHAHPLQRSASSASDVPSSFRPAKSQPRSPLPSATSPSLSSSSLSSSVPSFRELRPPATRPKPVVFPKSGGGASSPAMGSPTSTVPPTPPPPLTGQTHSLPHTPPPPPSPQSNDKSCPV